GAAGCCCTTGTCGAGGCTCTCGGGCACCGTCGCGGCGGAGTCCGCCTGCACGCCGACGACGCGGATTTCGGGGTCGAGGCCGGCGAGAGCGGTAGCGATGCCGCCGATCATGCCACCGCCGCCGATCGGGACGATGACGGTATCGACCTCGGGGAGCGCCTCGTGAATCTCGAGTCCCAGCGTCCCCTGCCCGGCGACGATGTCGGGGTCGTCGTAGGCGTGGACGAAGCCCACGTTCTCGGCTTCGGTGAGCGTCTTCGCGTGGGCCATCGCCTCCTGGAAGTCGTTTCCGTGGAGTTCGACGTCGCCGCCGTAGCTCCGGGTGGCGTTGACCTTCGCCTGCGGCGCGTTCTTCGGCATGACGATTGTCGACTCGAGGCCCGTCTTCGTCGCGGCGAGGGCCACTCCCTGGGCGTGGTTGCCCGCGCTGGCGGCGACGACGCGGTCGACGGTTCCCTCCTCGGCCACCTGGACGAGCTTGTTGTAGGCGCCTCGCGTCTTGAACGAGCCCGTCCGCTGGAGGTGTTCCATCTTCAGGAACACCGTCGCATCGGCCATCCCGCTCAGTGATCGGTTAGACTCGACCGGCGTCTCGCGAACGACTGACTCGTCGTCGAAGCGTTCCCGGGCCGCCAGCACGTCTTCGAAACGGACCTCGACCATGACGGGATAATCAGGATGGCGCAGTATTTCACCTTCGGTTTGTCGTGGCTTCAGAGCCCAGAATCCAGAGCCCGGAATCCAGAATCCAGAGCCCGGAATCCAGAATCCAGAGCCCGGAATCCAGAATCCAGAGCCCGGAATCCAGAATCCAGAACTACCTCGAGCGTCGAAAACCGGACCCGCGAACGATCAGAGGAACCGCGGAATAGACCCCGTTATCTCGAGTCGCTCGCAGTAGTGAGCGAGCGGGTCGCCGGCGGGCGTCGGCACGTCCGCCGCCTCGAACAGGTCGTTTTCTCGAATCGTTATCTCCACCGGGGCGAGCGACCAGGGTTCGTGGGCAATCTCGGCGACGAGCGTTCGATCGCCGTAGGGGACGAGCATCCGTCGGCGTTCGGTGAGCCAGTGGGTGAGGGAGTCGGGCCTCGCGCGAGTCGGGGGCGCAACCGGTCGGTACTCTGCGTCGAAGCGCGCGGGCCCCCCACTCGGGTCGTCGCGTTCGCTCGAGAACGTGACCCGACCGTCGGTGCCGTCGACGCGCTGGCGAGCGTCGAAACAGGGGACGTCGAGTCCCCTGCGAGCGAGGAACGCCAGCCACGGGCCGTCGATGTCGATGCTGAAGAAGTACAGCCCGGAGACGTCCCGGTAGCGAACGTAGGTCCGGAGGTTGAGTTCGGGACGCGTGACGCGCATCGCGCTCGGCGTGTCTCGAACGCCCGCCCGAGCGAGGACGAACGGGACGATCGTGAGCCAGGCTCGACCCTCGACGGTCTCGAGGTCGAACCGATCGGGAACGTGCGGCCGGAGGCGATCCGGGTCGACGGGCCAGTGGAGGAAGGCTCCGTCGCGCCACACCATCGAGAAGGGGTGTGGCAGCCAGGGGAGGGACGACGGCTCCGTCTCGACGGTCGCCGAATCGGGGTGAAGGATTCGCTGTTCGGTCATGGTCGATGCGAGGGAGCGACCTCTCGTTCGAAGAACGGTCGGGCGAGCACCCCTAGCGGGACGGGTCCGAGCGCTTTCGTCGGCGCCGAGGGGTCGGTCGCAGCGGCGTTATTCATATGCGTCTCTACGTTACCTGCGGGGATAAATCACTCAGGAACCAATTAGTTCAGGTGAATGTATCGAAGTGCTATACGAACTCGATCGGGAGCCCAAATCGGGAGCGAGTGCGCGGAGTCCGGACCGGTAACGAGTGCACAGAGGCTGCGGCCTCAAACGAGTGAGCTCGAATGAAAAAGCGGACACGGAATCGCCCGTAAAACGGCCTACTCGAGGTGGATCGCCGGGCGGAACGGTCGGGCCTGGCTCGCTTTGCCGGCGGGATCGATCGGATCGGCGTCCTCGGCGTCGATTAGGACGTCGGCGTCGAACTCGCTCTCGAGGAAGTCTGCGGACGCTTCGTAGACGGCCCGCTCGTCGATTCCGGCGAGCGTCTCGAGTGCGGCGTCCTCGCGCTCGCGGACGAACGAGACGAGGTCGCCCACGAGGCCGTTGACGGCGTCCCCTCGGTCCCGGTGGGCAGGATTTTGCATGACCTGCTCCATCACGGCTCCCTGGTCCGGGCCGGTTTTCACGACCGTCTCGAACACCTCGCGTTTCCAGTCGGCCGCGACGTAGACGCGAATCGTCTCGGGGTCGGTGTCGGTCACGTCGACGATGTCGCAAACGTCCTCAAGCAGCGCTCTCACCAGTCGTTCCTCGACGATCACGCTCGAATCCTCGAATTCGGGCACCGGCTCGGGCCACGGCACGTCCTCGGCTAGCTCGCCTGTCAGTCGCTCGTGGAGTTCGTTCGCCGCGAACGGGATGACGGGCGCGAGCAGGCGCAGTCGCGTCTCGAGGACAGTACGAAGGGTCCATCGCGCCCCCGCGCGTCCGAGGTCCGTCCGGCGGCGGTACCACTTCAGGTACTCCTCGAAGCGGTAGAAGGCTCTCTGGCTGGCTTTCCGGGTCTCGAATCGGTCCATCGCGCCGGTGACCTCGCGAACCGTCTCCTGGAGGTGGGCGAGGAGCCAGCGATCGATCCGCTCGAGGTCCCGTTCGCCTGCCGGTCCGTCGATCAGGTCCACGGCGTGGTTCCAGAAGCGCTCGAGTTGATCGCGCGTCGCGGCGACGGCCTCGGCCCGCCAGTCGTAGTCCTGCCAGGGTTCGGCGCTGTTGAGCAGGAAGAAGCGCACGGTGTCGGCCCCGTAGCGCTCGATGGCCTCGCCGGGGAGGACGACGTGTCCCCGCGAGGAACTCATCGACTCGCCCTCGAGCAGCCCCATGCCCATGACGGTGATTCCCCGGGGCCACTTCGCCTGCTCGAACAGCTCGGCGTGGTGGGAGAGGAAGAACGTCAGGTGATTCGAGATCAGGTCGTTGCCCGAGCACCGGTAGTCGACGGGGTACCAGTACTCGAATTCCTCGCGCAGGTCCAGGGCGCGCTCGTCGGGTTCGTCGACGGATTCGGGCCCCAGCAAGAGCGCATCGAAGAACTCCCGCGTCAGGTCCTCGACCGGGACCTCTTGGATCCGGTGAGCGATGGTGTAGTAGGCCGTGTAGATCGTCGAGTCCGACAGCGGTTCGATGACGAACGCGTCGTCCCACGGCAGTCTCGTCCCGAGTCCGTAGTTGCGGATGCAGGGCCACTCCTCGAGCCACTCGATCGTGTGGTCGTACTGCTCGCGGGTGTTTTCAGGGATCGCGTCCAGGTTCGCGACGGCCTGGTGAGCCTTCTCGCGCCACCCCGCGTCGTCGTACCGCAGGAACCAGGTGTCCTGTTCGGCGACCTCGACGCGTCCGCCACAGCGACAG
This region of Natronosalvus halobius genomic DNA includes:
- the ilvA gene encoding threonine ammonia-lyase encodes the protein MVEVRFEDVLAARERFDDESVVRETPVESNRSLSGMADATVFLKMEHLQRTGSFKTRGAYNKLVQVAEEGTVDRVVAASAGNHAQGVALAATKTGLESTIVMPKNAPQAKVNATRSYGGDVELHGNDFQEAMAHAKTLTEAENVGFVHAYDDPDIVAGQGTLGLEIHEALPEVDTVIVPIGGGGMIGGIATALAGLDPEIRVVGVQADSAATVPESLDKGFPQGIDDPTTIADGIATGGISELTFEIIREHVDEVVTVTDDQIAQSTLVLLERAKQLVEGAGAASVAALLSPDLDVSGETVVPVLGGGNIDISMLQTVLEHALTDRDQLLRLRVRIADQPGKMEEISGVISDLGANIRTVRHDRAVGDLRVGEAYLVFQVVTSGREHAREVLDAIESRGYDATRVD
- a CDS encoding YqjF family protein; its protein translation is MTEQRILHPDSATVETEPSSLPWLPHPFSMVWRDGAFLHWPVDPDRLRPHVPDRFDLETVEGRAWLTIVPFVLARAGVRDTPSAMRVTRPELNLRTYVRYRDVSGLYFFSIDIDGPWLAFLARRGLDVPCFDARQRVDGTDGRVTFSSERDDPSGGPARFDAEYRPVAPPTRARPDSLTHWLTERRRMLVPYGDRTLVAEIAHEPWSLAPVEITIRENDLFEAADVPTPAGDPLAHYCERLEITGSIPRFL
- the leuS gene encoding leucine--tRNA ligase; this encodes MNRDARGRDSRDATAEESDGYEPKKLEARWRERWVESDRYEADPDGRDPSEATFVTVPYPYPNGGMHIGHARTYTVPDAYARYRRQRGDNVLFPIAWHVTGTPIVGAVERLKRGDAHQLDSLRNAFEVPESDLRDLETPMGFARYFIENHYEAGMRRLGLSIDWRREFTTEDERYSRFIGWQYETLHERGLLEKGLHPVNYCTNEEQPVTTHDIYEGEDAEFQEYTLIAFRAASDDSSGAGGEAEPGAESERTVYPMATLRPETVRGVTNAFVDPDATYARATVDGEEWVVSLEATEKLALQAREVEVLETVPGTEVVGTRVRNPVTDEEIVVLPADFVDTDSATGVVMSVPAHSPDDWVALEASKARTDDLRAYGLDPEAVRAIESRAVLTLEGYGEFPAADAVAEYGIESSDDPELEAATEELYTREFHRGELNEDYGEFAGRVVEDVREELDAHYREQGAFDAMYDFAETVVCRCGGRVEVAEQDTWFLRYDDAGWREKAHQAVANLDAIPENTREQYDHTIEWLEEWPCIRNYGLGTRLPWDDAFVIEPLSDSTIYTAYYTIAHRIQEVPVEDLTREFFDALLLGPESVDEPDERALDLREEFEYWYPVDYRCSGNDLISNHLTFFLSHHAELFEQAKWPRGITVMGMGLLEGESMSSSRGHVVLPGEAIERYGADTVRFFLLNSAEPWQDYDWRAEAVAATRDQLERFWNHAVDLIDGPAGERDLERIDRWLLAHLQETVREVTGAMDRFETRKASQRAFYRFEEYLKWYRRRTDLGRAGARWTLRTVLETRLRLLAPVIPFAANELHERLTGELAEDVPWPEPVPEFEDSSVIVEERLVRALLEDVCDIVDVTDTDPETIRVYVAADWKREVFETVVKTGPDQGAVMEQVMQNPAHRDRGDAVNGLVGDLVSFVREREDAALETLAGIDERAVYEASADFLESEFDADVLIDAEDADPIDPAGKASQARPFRPAIHLE